In Stomoxys calcitrans chromosome 2, idStoCalc2.1, whole genome shotgun sequence, the following proteins share a genomic window:
- the LOC106082257 gene encoding protein D3, with protein MSHQKVLSFGLLMLAASCLAAANNEVEAVFKDNEVVPDVIAEAPHQFLKISYENGLNVDKGNELTPTQVQKQPTIEWEASDDAYYTLIMTDPDAPSRVEPKFREFRHWLVVNIPGNHLDQGEVLAAYVGSGPPKGTGLHRYVFLLYKQSGKLEFDEARVSDKSRKDRPKFKAATFAEKYKLGAPIAGNFYQAQWDDYVPTLHKQLSEE; from the exons ATGTCTCATCAGAAGGTTCTCTCATTCGGTTTGTTGATGTTAGCGGCAAGTTGTTTGGCTGCAGCCAACAATGAGGTTGAAGCTGTATTTAAAGACAATGAAGTTGTACCCGATGTGATTGCTGAAGCACCTCATCAATTTTTAAAG ATATCATATGAGAATGGCTTAAATGTTGATAAAGGCAATGAGCTAACACCCACCCAAGTACAGAAGCAGCCAACCATTGAATGGGAAGCTAGCGATGATGCCTATTATACATTGATAATGACCGATCCTGATGCACCCAGCCGTGTTGAGCCCAAATTTAGAGAATTTCGTCATTGGTTGGTTGTGAATATACCCGGCAATCATCTTGATCAGGGTGAAGTATTGGCCGCCTATGTGGGTTCGGGACCTCCCAAGGGCACTGGTTTACATCGCTACGTCTTTCTGTTGTACAAGCAATCCGGAAAACTTGAATTTGATGAAGCCAGAGTTAGCGACAAGTCTAGAAAAGATCGTCCCAAATTCAAGGCAGCCACATTCGCTGAGAAGTATAAACTAGGTGCACCCATAGCAGGCAACTTCTATCAGGCCCAGTGGGATGATTATGTGCCCACTCTACATAAGCAGTTATCTGAAGAGtaa
- the LOC106082259 gene encoding probable small nuclear ribonucleoprotein Sm D2 → MALVKPKSELTPEELARQEEEEFNTGPLSVLTQSVKNNTQVLINCRNNKKLLGRVKAFDRHCNMVLENVKEMWTEIPRTGKGKKKVKPVNKDRFISKMFLRGDSVILVLRNPLATAGGK, encoded by the exons AT GGCTCTTGTAAAACCAAAGTCAGAATTAACGCCGGAGGAATTGGCCCGCCAAGAAGAGGAAGAATTCAACACTGGCCCCTTGTCCGTGCTAACACAATCCGTAAAGAACAATACCCAAGTGCTCATTAACTGCCGTAACAACAAGAAATTGTTGGGACGTGTAAAGGCCTTTGATCGTCACTGCAACATGGTTTTGGAAAATGTCAAAGAAATGTGGACAGAAATACCACGCACCGGCAAGGGCAAAAAGAAAGTGAAACCAGTAAATAAGGATCGTTTTATATCGAAAATGTTTTTGCGAGGTGATTCAGTGATTTTGGTTTTGAGAAACCCCCTGGCAACGGCCGGTGGAAAGTGA
- the LOC106082258 gene encoding protein D3-like produces the protein MTEVNEVDIVFKKNKIIPDVLTKAPEQFLKVAYPGNLQVDKGNELTPTQVKNAPTAEWNVEDAVLYTLLMIDPDAPSRKNPTFREYQHWLVVNIPGSAIDKGDVLTAYVGSGPPKGTGLHRYIFLLYKQMGKLKFSEKHIPKNSGNDRGKFCTQTFVKKYKLGEALAGDFFQAKWDEYVPTVHKQLSGN, from the exons ATGACCGAAGTTAACGAAGTGGATAtagttttcaagaaaaataaaataatacccgATGTTTTGACAAAAGCACCAGAACAATTTTTAAAG GTGGCATATCCTGGCAATCTGCAGGTAGATAAGGGCAATGAACTAACCCCGACTCAGGTTAAGAACGCCCCCACTGCTGAATGGAATGTAGAAGATGCAGTTCTTTACACCCTGCTAATGATAGATCCAGATGCACCAAGCCGTAAAAATCCAACATTTCGAGAATATCAACATTGGCTGGTGGTAAATATACCCGGCAGCGCCATAGACAAGGGCGATGTTCTAACAGCTTATGTGGGATCTGGTCCCCCCAAAGGCACTGGTTTACATCGTTACATATTTTTACTTTACAAGCAAATGGGAAAATTGaaattcagtgaaaagcatattCCCAAGAATAGTGGAAATGAccgtggaaaattttgtacccAAACATTTGTCAAGAAATATAAATTGGGAGAGGCATTAGCTGGAGACTTTTTTCAAGCCAAGTGGGATGAATATGTGCCGACAGTTCATAAGCAGTTATCAGGAAATTAA